One Chanodichthys erythropterus isolate Z2021 chromosome 10, ASM2448905v1, whole genome shotgun sequence DNA segment encodes these proteins:
- the LOC137028998 gene encoding receptor-transporting protein 2-like — protein MALMLWESSLQAKASELHGDTWHITINESIEPHKQACDWHQYISGSFARFECSLCRRAWMSKRVQVVFHFHLDTARKQGTIKLRRFKQMCRRCNEAQMENPNFPVENIDVLIGRLVEKIRVRCYKENLGEKNRPSVFNGRVNGPHESAHCEACRLGVCSQAN, from the exons ATGGCATTAATGTTGTGGGAAAGTTCTTTACAGGCGAAGGCGAGTGAGCTTCACGGGGACACATGGCACATTACAATCAATGAGTCTATTGAGCCACACAAACAAGCTTGTGATTGGCACCAATACATTTCTGGCTCCTTTGCAAG GTTTGAGTGTTCTCTTTGTAGAAGAGCCTGGATGTCTAAAAGAGTGCAGGTGGTGTTCCATTTCCACTTGGACACAGCAAGGAAACAGGGAACCATTAAACTGCGACGCTTCAAACAGATGTGCAGGAGGTGCAATGAAGCTCAGATGGAGAATCCAAATTTTCCAGTGGAAAACATTGATGTGCTGATTGGGAGACTAGTTGAAAAGATCCGTGTGAGATGCTACAAAGAAAACCTGGGTGAAAAGAACAGACCCTCCGTGTTCAATGGCAGAGTTAATGGGCCACATGAAAGTGCTCATTGTGAAGCCTGTCGGCTTGGTGTCTGTAGTCAGGCCAACTGA